In Agrococcus jenensis, the genomic window CCCGGGTGCGGAGCCGTTCGGCGACGAGGCCGTGCAGGCGCTGCGCGCGCTCGTCGAGCTGCAGCGCTACGGCATCGAGCCGCGCCACCTGCGCGGCATGCGCCAGTCGGCGCAGCGCGAGGCGGCGCTCATCGAGTCGGCGCTCAAGCCCATGCGCGGCCGTCGCGAGACGGGCAGCCAGGCGAAGGCGGCCGAGGCGGCGCGCGACCTCGCCGGCCAGATCCAGTCGGTCCGCGAGCTCCTCACGCGCGACGCGCTCGACGCCTGAGGGCGCGCGTGGGCGCCAGGGCGTAGACTCGGCTCCGACACGCCGAACCGCGAGCCAGATGCGGGGCGACGGGGGAGCGGGTCGCTACGGTAGGGCCGAACACTCAATCTCTTCTTGAAGGTTGAGCCCAGCCAGCGGAAGGAACGGCCATGCGTGACGGCAGCCGGGATGACACCCAGGGCAGCACCGGCACCACCGAGGGCGGCCGCTTCGAGGCAGGCCTGCTGTTCACCGACGGGCTGCCGCAGGAGACCGACGCGGTCGGCTACCGCGGCGCGATCGCCGCCGACGCCGCCGGCATCACCTACCGCCAGCTCGACTACTGGGCGCGCACCGGGCTCGTCGAGCCGACCGTGCGCCCCGCGCACGGCTCCGGCAGCCAGCGCCTCTACTCGTTCCGCGACATCCTCGTGCTGAAGCTCGTCAAGCGCCTGCTCGACACCGGCATCTCGCTGCAGCAGATCCGCGTCGCCATCCAGCAGCTCCACGAGGCCGGCGTCCGCGACCTCACCCAGACCACGCTCATCTCCGACGGCGCGAGCGTCTACCTCTGCACCTCGAGCGACGAGGTCATCGACCTCCTCGGCCGCGGCCAGGGCGTGTTCGGCATCGCCGTCGGCAAGGTGCTGCGCGAGGTCGAGACCCAGCTCATCGAGCTCGAGGTCACCCCGGTCGACGACAGCCACGTCGACGAGCTCGCGGCGCGCCGCGCGCGCCGCAGCCGCACGGCCTGACGGGGTCGGGTCGGCGGCCGCTGTGCAGCAGCGCCCGGCTCGCCGGGCTGAAAGGCGCAGGGATGCGGGTGCCGCGCACGCTGGGCTGGTCCCGTCGCGTCGTGCGCGCGGTGGCGTGAGCCCGGTGTCGCAGGCGCGGTGTCGTGAGGCGCGAATGTCGGGTTGCTGCGGGAGTGTCGCGTCACTCCGACAAGAAGTCGACACTCGGCGTGCAAGGACGCGGTGACCCGGGCGGGAGTGTCGGGTTGATGCGGGAGTGTTGCGACACTCCGACCGGAAGTCGACACTCGTCGCGGCGGCGGATCGCTCGCCGCTCGGCGCTCCTACTGGTGCTTGTCGGGCGCCGGAGAGCTCGTCGACGAGGCGTCGGCCTCCGCCGCCGCCTCGAGCTCGGCAGCCGCGGTTGCGTCGACCGCTGCGGTCGGCGCGGGCACCTTGCGGCCCGACGCGGCCTCGTCGCCGGCGCGGCCGGAGGCGGTGAGCACGGTCTGGAGCAGCTCGTCGAACTGCAGCGCCATCTCCTGGGCACCCTCGCCCGGCCAGACGTGCAGCGGACGGGCGGCGCCCTGCGCCTGCTGCATCGACGTGCGCTCGGGGAGGATCGTCTCGAGCACGAGCGGCCCGAACATGTCCTTGAGCTCCTGGATGCGGTACTGGTGCTCGAGCGACTGCGGGCGGGCGCGGTTCACGACGATGCCGAGCGGCTGCAGGCGCGGGCTCAGGCCGCGGCGGATCTCCTCGATCGCGCGCAGCGCGCGGTCGGCGGCCGCGACCGAGAACAGGCCGGGCTCGGTGACGACGAGCACGCGGTCGGAGGCAGCCCACGCGGTGCGCGTCAGGGCGTTGAGCGACGGGGCGCAGTCGACGAGCACGAGGTCGTAGTCGTCCTCGACGGTCGTGAGCGCCGTCTCGAGCTTCCAGATGTCCTTGATGGTCGGATGCGGGCCGTCGAAGTTGATCGCGGACGGCGAGCCGATGAGCACGTCGATCGTGCCGCCGTGGCCCTGCGTCCATCCGGACGGCGAGATCGCCTGCTGGACGATCTTGTCCTTCGGGTTCGCGAGCACGTCGGCGACGTTGAGGCGCCCGTCGATCTCGATGTCCATGCCGGTCGAGGCGTCCGACTGCGGGTCGAGGTCGACCACGAGCGTGCGGAGGCCCTTGGCGAAGGCTGCGGAGGCGAGACCGAGGGTCACGGTCGTCTTGCCGACACCGCCTTTGAGGGAGCTGATCGAGAGTACGTGCACGGCGGCCAAGCCTAGCGGCACTAGATTGGAAAGACCGCGTCGCCGCACCTCTCGGAGGAATCCGCCATGTTCTCGAAGCTGCTTGTCGCCAACCGTGGCGAGATCGCGATCCGCGCCTTCCGGGCCGCCAACGAGCTGGGGATCCGCACGGTCGCCGTGTACGCGCACGAGGACCGCAACTCGCTGCACTGCCAGAAGGCCGACGAGGCGTACCAGATCGGCGAGCCCGGCCGCCCGGTGCGCGCCTACCTCACGGTGAGCGAGATCATCCGGGTCGCCAAGGACGCCGGCGCCGACGCCATCTACCCTGGCTACGGCTTCCTGAGCGAGAACCCCGAGCTGGCGACCGCCGCCGCCGAGGCGGGCATCACGTTCGTCGGCCCCGGCCCGACGGTGCTGGCGATGGCCGGCAACAAGGTGACGGCGAAGGAGCACGCGATCGCGGCCGGCGTGCCCGTGCTCGCCTCGACCCCCGCCACCACCGACCTCGAGGCGCTCGTCGCGGGCGCGGACCAGCTCGGCTTCCCCGTCTTCTGCAAGGCGGTCGCCGGCGGCGGCGGCCGCGGGATGCGCCTCGTCGAGCGCCGCGAGGACCTGCGCGACGCGCTCGAGGCCGCCATGCGCGAGGCAGACAGCGCCTTCGGCGACCCGACGATGTTCATCGAGCAGGCCGTCGTGCGCCCCCGCCACATCGAGGTGCAGATCCTCGCCGACGCGTCGGGCGAGACGGTGCACCTGTTCGAGCGCGACTGCTCCGTGCAGCGCCGCCACCAGAAGGTGGTCGAGCTCGCGCCGGCGCCGAACCTCTCGCAGGAGCAGCGCGACGCGCTCTACCGCGACGCGGTCGCCTTCGCGCGCTCGATCGGCTACGTCAACGCCGGCACGGTCGAGTTCCTGCTCGACACCGCGGGCGAGCGCGAGGGCCAGCACGTCTTCATCGAGATGAACCCGCGCATCCAGGTCGAGCACACGGTCACCGAGGAGATCACCGACGTCGACCTCGTCGCGAGCCAGATCCGCATCGCCGCGGGGGAGTCGCTCGTCGACCTCGGCCTCACGCAGGACCAGATCCAGATGCACGGCGCGGCGCTGCAGTGCCGCGTCACGACCGAGAACCCCGCCGACGGCTTCCGCCCCGACACCGGCCGCATCACCGCGTACCGCTCGCCCGGCGGGGCGGGCGTGCGCCTCGACGGCGGCACGATCAACCCCGGCACCGAGGTGAGCGCCCACTTCGACTCGATGCTCGCGAAGGTCACGTGCCGCGGCCGCGACCTCGACACCGCGATCCGCCGCGCCCACCGCGCGGTGAGCGAGTTCCGCATCCGCGGCGTCGCCACGAACATCCCGTTCCTGCTCAACCTGCTCGACAGCCCCGACTTCCGCGCCGGCGACGTGTCGACGCACTTCATCGACGAGCACCCGGAGCTCACGCGCATCAACCCGCCGAAGGACCGGGCGTCGAAGGTGCTCGCCTGGCTCGCCGACGTCACGGTCAACCAGCCGAACGGCGAGGCCGTCGACGTCATCAACCCGGCGATCAAGCTGCCGACGATCGACCTCGAGGCGCCCGCGCCCGACGGCGAGCGCCAGCGCCTGCAGGAGCTCGGCCCGGCCGGCTGGGCGAAGGCGCTCCGCGAGCGCACCTCGCTCGCCGTCACCGAGACCACCTTCCGCGACGCCCACCAGTCGCTGCTCGCGACCCGCGTGCGCACCGCCGACCTCGTCGCGGTCGCGCCGCACGTCGCGCGCATGACGCCGCAGCTGCTGTCGATGGAGGCGTGGGGCGGCGCGACCTACGACGTCGCGCTGCGCTTCCTCGGCGAGGACCCGTGGGAGCGGCTCGTCGCCATCCGCGAGGCGATGCCGAACATCCCGCTGCAGATGCTGCTGCGCGGCCGCAACACCGTCGGCTACACGCCGTACCCGACCGAGGTGACCGAGGCCTTCGTCGAGGAGGCCGCCGCGACCGGCATCGACGTGTTCCGGATCTTCGACGCGCTCAACGACGTCGACCAGATGCGCCCCGCGATCGATGCGGTGCTCGCGACCGGCACGACGGTCGCGGAGGTCGCGCTCTGCTACTCCGGCGACCTGCTCGACCCCGCCGAGGACCTCTACACGCTCGACTACTACCTCGCGCTCGCCGAGCGGATCGTGGACGCCGGCGCGCACGTGCTCGCGATCAAGGACATGGCGGGCCTGCTGCGCGCGGGCGCCGCGTCGAAGCTCGTCGCCGCGCTGCGCGAGCGCTTCGACCTGCCCGTGCACCTCCACACCCACGACACCGCCGGCGGTCAGCTCGCGACCCTGCTCGCCGCCTCCGCCGCGGGCGTCGACGCCGTCGACGTCGCGAGCGCGCCGATGGCGGGCACGACGAGCCAGCCGTCGCTCTCGGCGCTCATCGCCGCGGTCGCGCACACCGACCGCGACACCGGGCTCTCGCTCGACGCCGCGAGCGACCTCGAGCCCTACTGGGAGGCGGTCCGCCGCCTCTACAAGCCGTTCGAGTCGGGCCTGCCCGGCCCCACCGGCCGCGTGTACCGCCACGAGATCCCGGGCGGCCAGCTCTCGAACCTGCGGCAGCAGGCGATCGCGCTCGGCCTCGCCGACGACTTCGAGAAGATCGAGGACTGGTACGCGGCAGCGTCGCGCATCCTCGGCCGCCCGACGAAGGTGACGCCCTCGTCGAAGGTCGTCGGCGACCTCGCGCTGCAGCTCGTCGCGCAGGGCGTGGACCCGGACGACTTCGAGCGCGACCCGCGCAAGTACGACATCCCCGACTCCGTCATCGGCTTCATGGCCGGCGAGCTCGGCGACCTGCCGGGCGGCTGGCCCGAGCCGTTCCGCTCGAAGGTGCTCGAGGGGCGCGACGTCGACATCTCGATCACGCCGCTCACCGGCGAGCAGCGCACCCGCCTCGAGGCCCCCGGCGCCGACCGGCAGGACGCGCTCAACGAGCTGCTCTTCGCCGGCCCCACGCGGGCGTTCAAGGAGACGCGCGCGCAGTTCGGCGACCTCTCGGTCGTCGACACGATCGACTACCTCTACGGCATGCAGCCGGGCGAGGAGCACCAGGTCGGCATCGGCCGCGGCGTGACCCTCAACGTCGAGCTCGAGGCGGTCGGCCAGCCCGACGACGACGGCATCGTCACGGTCATGACGGTGCTCAACGGCCAGCTGCGCCCGGTGTACGTGCGCGACCGCTCGGTCACGGTCGACAAGCCGCGGGCGGAGAAGGCGGATGCGTCGGTGCCCGGCCAGGTCGCGGCTCCGTTCGCGGGCGCGGTGACGGTCAAGGTCGCGCAGGGCGACACGGTCGCCGCGGGCGACCCGATCGCGACGATCGAGGCGATGAAGATGGAGGCCGCGATCACGACCCCCGTCGCCGGCACGGTCGAGCGGATGGCGCTCACCGGCACGACGCCCGTCGAGGCCGGCGACCTCATCGCGGTGGTGCGCCCGGCATGAGCGTCCGCGACATCCGCGTATTCGGCGACCCGGTGCTGCGCGAGCGCGCCGCGGCCGTCGACCCGTCGGCGCCCGCGACCGCCGCGCTCGTGCAGGACCTGCTCGACACCGTGCAGGTGCCCGGTCGCGCGGGCGTCGCCGCCAACCAGATCGGCGTCGCGAAGGCCGCCTTCTCCTACAACGTCGACGGCGAGGTCGGCTACGTGCTGAACCCCCGCATCGTCGAGGTGCGCGGCGAGCCGGTGCTCGTCGACGAGGGATGCCTGTCGGTGCCGGAGCTGGGCTTCCCCACCCCGCGGCACCCGTTCTGCCGCGTGGAGGGCGTCGACCTCGACGGCGCGGAGGTGGTGCTCGAGGGCGAGGGGCTCATGGCGCAGATGCTGCAGCACGAGGTGGCCCACCTCGACGGCAAGCTGTACCTGCAGGCGCTCGAGAAGCCGATGCGCTCGGTCGCGATGGCCGAGGTGCGCAAGGCTCCCTGGTACTAGGCCGGCTTCTCGAGCGTGAAGATGCCGTAGCGCATCGCGCCGGTGCGGTACGCGAGCATGAGCCGGGGGAGCGACAGCGCGAAGACGCGGTTGCGCGCGGTGCGCGCGAGCCGGCGCATCTCGGGGTCCACGACGACCGCGCGCAGCATCCGGCCCGTGCAGATCGTCCAGGTGCGGGCGACGCGGCGGCTGACGTCGTCGTAGCCGACCACCTCGAAGCCCGCGGTGCGCGCCATGGCGGCGTACTCCTCGCGCGTGCCCATCGAGGGCAGCCGGCCCTCGCTGCAGATGGGCTCGAGCAGGTGGCGCACCTTCCAGCCGCGCGCGCCCGTCTCCGCGAGCCACGCGCAGACGACGAGGCGGCCGCCGGGCCGCAGCACGCGGTGCGCCTCGTCGAAGAAGCCCTGCTTGTCGGCCATGTGCTCGCTCGACTCGATCGCCCACGCGGCGTCGGCCGAGGCGTCGGGGAGGCCGTTGTCGAGCCAGTCGCGGACCCGGACGTCGACGTCGGCGACGGGGATCGTGGCTGCGTGCCTCGCCTGCTCGCCCGAGAGCGTGAACCCGACGACCCGGACCCCCCGCGTCGCCGCGAGCCGGCGCGCGGTGCCGCCGTAGCCGCAGCCGATGTCGACGCACGCCGCGCCCGGCTGCAGCCGCAGCCGCTCGCCGACCGCGTCGACCATCGCCTCGACCGCCTCGGCAGGCCGCTCACGACCGGTCGTCCACAGCCCGTGGTGCACGTGCTCGCCCCACAGGCTGCGGTAGACCGCGTCGAGCTCGTCGTAGTGGTCGGCGACCGCCGCGGTGCCGTGCGCGGTGGCGGGGACGATCATGCGATGCCGGTCACGCGCCGACGTCGTGCGCGGTCGAGTTCGACGCGTACATGTCGTCGATCTGCGCCTTGAAGTCGTCCATGATGTTCTGCCGCTTGATCGACATCTTCGGCGTCAGGTGGCCGTTGGCCTCGATGAACTCGACCGGCAGGATCGCGAACTTCCGCACCGACTCGGCGCGCGAGACGAGCGTGTTCGCCTTCTGGATGGCGCTGCGCACCTCCTCGACGACCGCGGGGTGCGCGGCCGCCTGCTCGAGCGACATCGTGCGGTCGTGCCCGTGGTTCTCGAGCCAGGTCGCGAGCATCTCGCCGTCGAGCGTGATGAGGGCGGCGATGAACGGCTTCTGGTCGCCGACCACGACCGGCTGCCCGATGATCGTGTTCGAGCGGATCGGGTCCTCGAGCGTGTTCGGCGCGACGTTCTTGCCCGCCGCGGTGACGAGCAGCTCCTTCTTGCGACCCGTGATCGTCAGGTAGCCGTCGGCGTCGAGCGAGCCGATGTCGCCGGTGTGGAACCAGCCGTCCTCGGTGAACGCATCCTTCGTCGCCTGCTCGTTGTGCCAGTAGCCGTCGAACACGGCGACGCCCTTGCCGAGCACCTCGCCGTCCTCGGCGATCTTGACGCCGTTGCCGGGCAGCGCCGGTCCGACGGTGCCGATCTTGAAGCGGTCGGGCACGTTCACGGTGAGCGGCGCGGTCGTCTCGGTCAGGCCGTAGCCCTCGAGGATGCGGATGCCGAGGGAGCGGTAGAAGTGCGCGAGGAACGTCGACAGCGGTGCGGAGCCGGAGACGGCGTAGCGCACCTGCCCGCCCATGGCGGTGCGGAGCTTGTTGAGCACGAGCCGGTCGAAGAGCGCGAACTGCAGCTTGAGGCCGAGCGGCACGTGGCCGGCGTCGAGCGCCTTCGAGTGCTCGACCGCGACCTCGGCCGCGCGGAGGAAGATCTTGCCCTTGCCGCCGGCCTCGGCCTTCTGCTCGCTCGCGTTGTAGACCTTCTCGAACACGCGCGGCACGGCGAGGAAGAAGGTGGGCTTGAACGAGCCGAGCGAGGCGAGCAGCTTCTTCGTGTCGGACTGGTGCCCGACGCGCACGCTCGCGGCGATCGCGAGCACCGAGATGAAGCGGGCGAAGACGTGCGCCTGCGTCACGAACAGGAGGGTCGACGTGCCCGGGCCCACGACATCCGCCATCACGACGCGCGCGTTGCGGCACAGCTCGACGAAGTTCGCGTGCGTGAGCATGACGCCCTTGGGGCGGCCGGTCGAGCCCGACGTGTAGATGAGCGTCGCGAGGTCGCTGCCGCGGGCCATCGAGCGGCGCCGCTCGATCTCGTCGTCGGGCACGTCGACGCCGCGCTCGACGAGCCGGTCGAGGTCGCCGCGGTCGATGCGCCACACGTCGGTGATGGCCGGCAGGTCGCCGTGCGCCTCGTCGAAGCGCGAGACGAGGTCGGCGTCCTCGAGGATGACGCGGGTCGCGCCGCCGTCGGAGAGGATCCACTGGATCTGCGAGGGCGCGGACGTCTCGTAGACGGGCACCATGCGCGCGCCGGCGTACCAGAGCGCGAAGTCGACGAGCGAGAACTCGTAGCGCACCTTGCACATGAAGCCGACGAAGTCGCCGGGCTGCACGCCCGCGGCCACGAAGCCCTTCGCGAGGGCGATGACCTGGCGGTGGAACTCGCGCGTCGGGATGTCGCGCCAGCCCTCGCCCTCCGGCACCGCGAAGAGCGGCGCGTCCGGGTGGTTCAGGAGCGTCTCCTCGAGCAGGTCGGTGACGTTCGCCTCCGGGTCAGCGGCGACGACCGGCGGCATGACGCCCTCGGGGACGGTGATCTCTGGCACTGCGACTCCTTCGGCTGTCGTGCGTTGGGCTCATCCTATGGTCGGGCACGCAGGTCGGCGGCAGGCTGGGCGCATGTCCGTCGGGCTTCCACACCTGCCCTAGGCTCGGGGCCCGGAGGAGGTGCGATGTTCTACTGGCTGCTGCGGCACTGGGTGGTTGGGCCGTTCATGACGCGCGTCTTCCGGCCGTGGGTGGTCGGCCTCGACAACATCCCCGAGCACGGCGGCGCGATCATCGCCGGCAACCACCTCTCGGTCATCGACTCCTTCCTCATGCCGCTCGTCATCGACCGCCGCGTCTGGTTCCTCGCGAAGTCCGACTACTTCAACGGCCCGGGCCTCAAGGGCAAGCTCGTGCGCTGGTTCTTCCTCGCGGTCGGGCAGCTGCCGATGGACCGCTCGGGCGGCGAGAAGAGCTCGCAGAGCCTCAACGCCGCGCTCCAGCAGCTGCAGGACGGCGGCCTCATCGGCATCTACCCCGAGGGCACGCGCAGCCCCGACGGCAAGCTGTACCGCGGCCGCACCGGCGTCGCGCGCATGGTGCTCGACGCGCGCGTCCCGGTCGTGCCGTGCGTCATGGTCGACACCGAGAAGATCATGCCCATCGGCCGCAAGCTGCCGAAGGTCGGCCGCATCGGCATCATCTTCGGCGAGCCGCTCGACTTCTCGCGCTACTACAACCTCGAGGGCGACCGCTTCGTGCTGCGCTCCATCACCGACGAGATCATGGTGGCGCTCAACCGCATCTCCGACCAGGAGTACGTCGACGTGTACGCGTCGAGCGTGAAGTCGCGCGTCGAGGCCGAGCGCAGCGCGCTCGCCGCGAAGCGCGGGCGATGACCCGCTCGCTAGACTGATCTGCGGCGCGCTCGGCGCCGCATGAAGCAGAGGCTGGCATGACCGACACCATCGCGATCACCGACCCGGACGAGCGACGCTCCCTCGAGCACGGCCTCGACGCGTATCGCGCGCTGCCGATCAAGCAGCAGCCCGCGTGGCCGGACGAGGATGCGGTCGAGCACGTGCGCCGCGAGCTGCGCAGCGCGCCGCCGCTCGTCTTCGCCGGCGAGGTCGACATGCTGCGCGAGCGGCTCGCCGCCGCGGCCCAGGGGCACGCCTTCCTGCTGCAGGGCGGCGACTGCGCCGAGACCTTCGCGGGCGCGACGGCCGACAACATCCGCAACCGGGTCAAGACGATCCTGCAGATGGCGGTGGTGCTCACCTACGGCTCGGCGATGCCGGTCATCAAGATGGGCCGCATGGCGGGCCAGTTCGCGAAGCCGCGATCGAGCGATGCCGAGACCCGCGGCGACCTCACGCTGCCCGCGTACCGCGGCGACATCGTCAACGGCTTCGACTTCACGCTCGAGTCGCGCACCGCCGACCCGCAGCGCATCCTGCGCGGCTACCACATGGCCGCGTCGACCCTCAACCTCGTGCGCGCCTTCACGCAGGGTGGCTTCGCCGACCTGCGCCAGGTGCACTCGTGGAACAAGGGCTTCGCGCAGAACCCGTCGTTCGCGCGCTACGAGGCGCTCGCCGGCGAGATCGACCGCGCCGTGCGCTTCATGGAGGCCGCCGGCGCGAACTTCGACGAGCTGCGGGGCGTGGAGTTCTTCACCGGCCACGAGGGCCTGCTGATGGACTACGAGCGCCCGCTCACGCGCATCGACTCGCGCACCGGCCTCGCCTACAACACCTCGAGCCACTTCCAGTGGATCGGCGAGCGCACCCGCGAGATCGACGGCGCGCACGTCGACTTCTTCTCGCGCGTGCGGAACCCGATCGGCGTGAAGCTGGGGCCCTCGACGACGCCCGCCGACATGGAGGCGCTCGTCGACAAGCTCGACCCCGAGCGCGAGCCCGGCCGCATCACGTTCATCACCCGGATGGGCGCCGGTCGCATCCGCGACGCGCTGCCGCCGCTGCTCGAGGCCTCGAAGTCGCTCGAGTCGACGCCACTGTGGGTCACCGACCCCATGCACGGCAACGGCATCACGACGAAGAACGGCTACAAGTCGCGCCGCTTCGACGACGTGGTCGACGAGGTGCGCGGCTTCTTCGAGGCGCACCGCGCGGTGGGCACGTTCCCGGGCGGCATCCACGTGGAGCTCACGGGCGACGACGTCACCGAGTGCCTCGGCGGCGCGGAGGAGATCGACGAGCTCGCGCTCGAGACGCGCTACGAGTCGCTCTGCGACCCGCGGCTCAACCACATGCAGTCGCTCGAGCTCGCGTTCCTGGTGGCCGAG contains:
- a CDS encoding MerR family transcriptional regulator gives rise to the protein MRDGSRDDTQGSTGTTEGGRFEAGLLFTDGLPQETDAVGYRGAIAADAAGITYRQLDYWARTGLVEPTVRPAHGSGSQRLYSFRDILVLKLVKRLLDTGISLQQIRVAIQQLHEAGVRDLTQTTLISDGASVYLCTSSDEVIDLLGRGQGVFGIAVGKVLREVETQLIELEVTPVDDSHVDELAARRARRSRTA
- a CDS encoding ParA family protein translates to MHVLSISSLKGGVGKTTVTLGLASAAFAKGLRTLVVDLDPQSDASTGMDIEIDGRLNVADVLANPKDKIVQQAISPSGWTQGHGGTIDVLIGSPSAINFDGPHPTIKDIWKLETALTTVEDDYDLVLVDCAPSLNALTRTAWAASDRVLVVTEPGLFSVAAADRALRAIEEIRRGLSPRLQPLGIVVNRARPQSLEHQYRIQELKDMFGPLVLETILPERTSMQQAQGAARPLHVWPGEGAQEMALQFDELLQTVLTASGRAGDEAASGRKVPAPTAAVDATAAAELEAAAEADASSTSSPAPDKHQ
- a CDS encoding pyruvate carboxylase encodes the protein MFSKLLVANRGEIAIRAFRAANELGIRTVAVYAHEDRNSLHCQKADEAYQIGEPGRPVRAYLTVSEIIRVAKDAGADAIYPGYGFLSENPELATAAAEAGITFVGPGPTVLAMAGNKVTAKEHAIAAGVPVLASTPATTDLEALVAGADQLGFPVFCKAVAGGGGRGMRLVERREDLRDALEAAMREADSAFGDPTMFIEQAVVRPRHIEVQILADASGETVHLFERDCSVQRRHQKVVELAPAPNLSQEQRDALYRDAVAFARSIGYVNAGTVEFLLDTAGEREGQHVFIEMNPRIQVEHTVTEEITDVDLVASQIRIAAGESLVDLGLTQDQIQMHGAALQCRVTTENPADGFRPDTGRITAYRSPGGAGVRLDGGTINPGTEVSAHFDSMLAKVTCRGRDLDTAIRRAHRAVSEFRIRGVATNIPFLLNLLDSPDFRAGDVSTHFIDEHPELTRINPPKDRASKVLAWLADVTVNQPNGEAVDVINPAIKLPTIDLEAPAPDGERQRLQELGPAGWAKALRERTSLAVTETTFRDAHQSLLATRVRTADLVAVAPHVARMTPQLLSMEAWGGATYDVALRFLGEDPWERLVAIREAMPNIPLQMLLRGRNTVGYTPYPTEVTEAFVEEAAATGIDVFRIFDALNDVDQMRPAIDAVLATGTTVAEVALCYSGDLLDPAEDLYTLDYYLALAERIVDAGAHVLAIKDMAGLLRAGAASKLVAALRERFDLPVHLHTHDTAGGQLATLLAASAAGVDAVDVASAPMAGTTSQPSLSALIAAVAHTDRDTGLSLDAASDLEPYWEAVRRLYKPFESGLPGPTGRVYRHEIPGGQLSNLRQQAIALGLADDFEKIEDWYAAASRILGRPTKVTPSSKVVGDLALQLVAQGVDPDDFERDPRKYDIPDSVIGFMAGELGDLPGGWPEPFRSKVLEGRDVDISITPLTGEQRTRLEAPGADRQDALNELLFAGPTRAFKETRAQFGDLSVVDTIDYLYGMQPGEEHQVGIGRGVTLNVELEAVGQPDDDGIVTVMTVLNGQLRPVYVRDRSVTVDKPRAEKADASVPGQVAAPFAGAVTVKVAQGDTVAAGDPIATIEAMKMEAAITTPVAGTVERMALTGTTPVEAGDLIAVVRPA
- a CDS encoding peptide deformylase, encoding MSVRDIRVFGDPVLRERAAAVDPSAPATAALVQDLLDTVQVPGRAGVAANQIGVAKAAFSYNVDGEVGYVLNPRIVEVRGEPVLVDEGCLSVPELGFPTPRHPFCRVEGVDLDGAEVVLEGEGLMAQMLQHEVAHLDGKLYLQALEKPMRSVAMAEVRKAPWY
- a CDS encoding class I SAM-dependent methyltransferase, with translation MIVPATAHGTAAVADHYDELDAVYRSLWGEHVHHGLWTTGRERPAEAVEAMVDAVGERLRLQPGAACVDIGCGYGGTARRLAATRGVRVVGFTLSGEQARHAATIPVADVDVRVRDWLDNGLPDASADAAWAIESSEHMADKQGFFDEAHRVLRPGGRLVVCAWLAETGARGWKVRHLLEPICSEGRLPSMGTREEYAAMARTAGFEVVGYDDVSRRVARTWTICTGRMLRAVVVDPEMRRLARTARNRVFALSLPRLMLAYRTGAMRYGIFTLEKPA
- a CDS encoding AMP-dependent synthetase/ligase gives rise to the protein MPPVVAADPEANVTDLLEETLLNHPDAPLFAVPEGEGWRDIPTREFHRQVIALAKGFVAAGVQPGDFVGFMCKVRYEFSLVDFALWYAGARMVPVYETSAPSQIQWILSDGGATRVILEDADLVSRFDEAHGDLPAITDVWRIDRGDLDRLVERGVDVPDDEIERRRSMARGSDLATLIYTSGSTGRPKGVMLTHANFVELCRNARVVMADVVGPGTSTLLFVTQAHVFARFISVLAIAASVRVGHQSDTKKLLASLGSFKPTFFLAVPRVFEKVYNASEQKAEAGGKGKIFLRAAEVAVEHSKALDAGHVPLGLKLQFALFDRLVLNKLRTAMGGQVRYAVSGSAPLSTFLAHFYRSLGIRILEGYGLTETTAPLTVNVPDRFKIGTVGPALPGNGVKIAEDGEVLGKGVAVFDGYWHNEQATKDAFTEDGWFHTGDIGSLDADGYLTITGRKKELLVTAAGKNVAPNTLEDPIRSNTIIGQPVVVGDQKPFIAALITLDGEMLATWLENHGHDRTMSLEQAAAHPAVVEEVRSAIQKANTLVSRAESVRKFAILPVEFIEANGHLTPKMSIKRQNIMDDFKAQIDDMYASNSTAHDVGA
- a CDS encoding lysophospholipid acyltransferase family protein produces the protein MFYWLLRHWVVGPFMTRVFRPWVVGLDNIPEHGGAIIAGNHLSVIDSFLMPLVIDRRVWFLAKSDYFNGPGLKGKLVRWFFLAVGQLPMDRSGGEKSSQSLNAALQQLQDGGLIGIYPEGTRSPDGKLYRGRTGVARMVLDARVPVVPCVMVDTEKIMPIGRKLPKVGRIGIIFGEPLDFSRYYNLEGDRFVLRSITDEIMVALNRISDQEYVDVYASSVKSRVEAERSALAAKRGR
- a CDS encoding class II 3-deoxy-7-phosphoheptulonate synthase, encoding MTDTIAITDPDERRSLEHGLDAYRALPIKQQPAWPDEDAVEHVRRELRSAPPLVFAGEVDMLRERLAAAAQGHAFLLQGGDCAETFAGATADNIRNRVKTILQMAVVLTYGSAMPVIKMGRMAGQFAKPRSSDAETRGDLTLPAYRGDIVNGFDFTLESRTADPQRILRGYHMAASTLNLVRAFTQGGFADLRQVHSWNKGFAQNPSFARYEALAGEIDRAVRFMEAAGANFDELRGVEFFTGHEGLLMDYERPLTRIDSRTGLAYNTSSHFQWIGERTREIDGAHVDFFSRVRNPIGVKLGPSTTPADMEALVDKLDPEREPGRITFITRMGAGRIRDALPPLLEASKSLESTPLWVTDPMHGNGITTKNGYKSRRFDDVVDEVRGFFEAHRAVGTFPGGIHVELTGDDVTECLGGAEEIDELALETRYESLCDPRLNHMQSLELAFLVAEELRAAQRP